TGGATGACTATGGGGCTACACAGTTTGATTTAAGTGAAAAGATGAAAAATGATTTACTGACAAAGGGACGAGAGAGTGCCATGAAATTTTTAAAGACATGGTAATTTCTTAAAAGACGAATGTTTAAATTAGATTGGAAGAGGAATAATAAGAAGGAGGTAATTCATAAGGAGAGGAATAAAAATGACAAAAACTGCAAAAGAATTAGCGCTTAAAATATTGAACGATAACATGATTGGAACGATGGCAACAATTCAGCAAAATAAACCGCATTCACGTTATATGACTTTCTTTAATGAAGATTTCATCATGTATGCCGCTACAAGTAAAAAAACACATAAAGTAGAAGAAGTTAAACAAAATCCAAACACCCATATTCTTTTAGGCTATGATGGCAAAGGCTTTGGAGATTCCTTTTTAGAAATTGAAGGCATGGTGGAAGTATCAGATAGGGAGGGCTTAAAAGAAAAGGTATGGAATAAAGCATTAAAAGGTTGGTTTACTGGACCAGAAGATCCAAATCTGATTATTTTAAAAATAACCCCAACACAGATTCGACTTATGAACACAAAAGGGGATGAACCACAAGTAGTAGAATTATAATAAGGAGATGTAATCTCGCCAATTAATTGGTGAGATTTTCTTTGTTTCCTTGCATTGTATAGTTGTATTTACTTTTTGTTTAGTGTATTTAACATAAATAAAAAAACTCACTGGCTTCATGCTCCAATGAGGTGTATTGGTATTAATCTTCCCATTTTCATGGACTCACTACTGGCTCCATGACAGTTAATGTATTATTATACGTATTCAAATTCAAAGTAGCACCAATCGGGACAGTTGCTTTGTAAGTTCCGTGTGCGGTTGCAAGGTTAGTCATTAAAGGTTTTCCTAAAGGAACCAAGAACTCGTTTATTATATCATCATATGTTTTTCCGTAAGCGGCTTCGCATTTTGTGCAATCTCCCATAATAATTCCAATACAATCATCAAATTTTTTCGCCAAAAATAGATGTTGTAAATACCTATAAACAGTATTCACTGGTTCATGCGTTTCTTCCAATACGATAATTTTACCCGCTGTATTGATTTCAAAAGATGTACCTAGAGTACCTATGAAAGAAGTTAGATTTCCTCCTACGATCGGGCCAGTAACGTTTCCAGGTACTTTGCTTACAAGCGGTATTTCAGGAGGGTTGTAAATTCCCCAAGGAGCAGTTACTGTTGATGTGGCAGCAAAAAATTGGTTAAAATTATAAGCCGGAGTTCTTGTATTAAAGTCAAGTAGGAGGAGACTTTGGAAAGAGATTAAGTAAGCATATTCGAACAAAACATTCTGTAAAACGGTAATGTCACTGTAACCCGAGACAATTTTAGGATTGCGAGCTATAAGTGAAAAGTCTAGGAAAGGCAATATATCTGATACACCAACACCTCCCCTAGTAGGCAAGATCCACTTAACCTCCTTTTTTGCAAACATCTTCATTAAATCCGATGCCCTCTGTTGAGCAGTCGCTGCTAGAAATCCATTCGATGAATATACATAATCCCCTAATATTACATTAAAGCCCATATTGCGTAGTGTCTGAATTCCTTCATTTATTACGCTTGCTCCCAAAGGACTTCCTAGTGTAACGATTCCAACTGTATCGCCTGCTTTCAATTGCCCCGGTTTCGTTGCCAAATTTTGCATCCCCTTCCTAAGAATATATGCTATTAATTCATTTTACTATTGCAAAGCGAAAGCCATGACGAAATAAAAATCTAAAAATTAAAGTTGTAGAAATTGTTTGATTATTTTCGTTTTTTTAAAAGGATGAATATGGTAATGTTATTTTTAGTAAGGCTTTTTGTGCCGAAATGGGGAAGGGGTGACATTATTTTGATAGAATATCTACTTCAAAATAATTTGCAAATGAGAGGGCTTGTTTCTTAACGAGCTAAGTCCTCTTTATGCAACGGGAGGAAAAAACAAGATGATGGAATTGAGTACGATGAAGGCGGGGTTCTCGTCTTTAGAGGTAGCCGAAAGTCTTCTACAACATTGGAAACATGATGAAGGGACACTTATATTCTGGCGTGCAAGTTCAAACTTTGTTTGTGCATTTGAAAGAAAAGGAATAAGGTTCTTTTTACGATTTAGTTTTGAGGATGAGAACACGTTAGAACAAATTAAGGAAGAGCTTGATTTTATGGAATATTTGAAGAAAAATAATTTTCCTTGCGTTTCACCAATTCTTTCGTTAAACAACAACTTTATTGAAACTGTTAAGACTTCGGACGGGGGATATTTTGGTGTAGTATTCAGTGCAGCCAGCGGTACTCATCTTGATGAAGAGGAAGACTTGCTAGACTCTCAACTAGAGCAATGGGGAAGATCGTTAGCCACCCTCCATAACTTGTCTATGAATTATGAAATTAAAAATAAAAAAAGGAAGAGCTGGCAAGACACATTACTTTTTATAAAAAATGTGCTTAACCATCATCCGCTAGAAGACGAGGCAAAGAAGGAGTACCATACAATTTCCCATTGGCTACACTCACTTCTTGTTTCCAAAAATACGTATGGCTTAATACATTATGATTTTCAATTGGACAATTTGTTTTATGACGCAAAAGATGTAACTTTCGAGATAATCGATTTTGATGATTCGATGTATCATTGGTTTGCACAAGATGTAGTGACTGCATTAACAGACGAATTGGAAAGTGAACAACCAGCATCCAAGAAAAGAATAAACGCTTTTTTAAAAGGCTATCGTACTAAGAAAGAATTGAGTGAAGAAGATATAGATCTGTTTCCTATGTTTTTAAGATTTTCCAAGCTATATCAATTTGCAAGACTACTACGATCAATGGAGAGTAGTACTGGCGAGGATGATCCAGCATGGTTAGGAAATCTTCGTGGAAAGTTAATCAGTAAAGTAGATGAAATAAGAAAATATTTCAGAGAATAGGAAATATAAAATCTGATTAATGCAAAAAAAACGTGCGAGTAAAGGACTCATTTTACTTGTACGACTTTTTTTAATGAGAATGTATATGAAATTGATAAAGAAGCGCTGAGCGGACGAAATTGTATCTTCGTCCGCTTTTAAAAGAGTAGGATAGCATCTAATCTCTCATTATCCAAACCAAATGCATTGTGTCTTTACGCAGTCACTTCTCAATCCACAAAAATTCCGTCGGTGATAGTGTAGTCGATGTTTCGTCCAAAGCACTCTGAAAATAGTAAAGACAAGATTCACTTAAAGGAAGCTAAGGTTTTTTTAAATTGTCTTATGAATGATGGTATTAGAGACAAGAGAAGCATCATATGAAAAGACTTATAAACATATGAATGATATCAAGTGTACATATGGCAACAAAGAAGAAGACATGATAGCGTTTTCAATTGATTGAATATTGAATGTAAACGCTTTACTATTACATTAATAAGAGAATATTTTACATTCAAAACAAGGGGGATTGTAAGATGACGAATGAGCAGAGGGAAAGTACTGGTTTTAAAGTAAAAGTACAGCGATTTGGTAGTTTTTTAAGTGGGATGATTATGCCGAATATCGGCGCATTCATCGCATGGGGTCTTATTACGGCATTATTTATACCAACGGGTTGGATTCCAAGAGAAGACTTTGCGGAATTAGTTGGCCCGATGATTACTTATTTACTACCTATTTTAATCGGATTTACTGGTGGACGTCTTGTTCATGGTTTACGAGGAGGAGTAGTTGGTGCAACCATAACGATGGGGGTCATCGTTGGGGCGACTATACCAATGTTCCTTGGTGCGATGATAGTTGGACCATTAGGTGGTATAGCAATAAAATGGTTCGATAAATTGATTGAAGGTAAAATTAAACCGGGCTTTGAGATGCTAGTGAATAATTTCTCAGCAGGGATTATTGGTGGAGGGCTAACATTAGTCGCCTTCAAGTTGATAGGTCCTGCAGTTAATGCATTAACGGACTGGCTTGCGTCAGGGGTTCAATTTATCTTTGATGCAAATCTATTACCATTTGCAAGTATTTTCATAGAACCAGCAAAAGTGCTGTTCTTAAATAATGCGATTAACCATGGGATTTTAGGTCCATTAGGGATTGAACAAGCTGCTAGTGCAGGAAAATCAATACTATTCTTACTAGAATCAAACCCAGGACCAGGACTTGGAATTTTACTTGCGTACATGTTCTTTGGAAAGGGAATAGCAAAACAAACTTCACCAGGAGCAATTATTATTCACTTCCTAGGTGGAATACATGAAATTTATTTCCCATATATTTTAATGAGACCACTTCTACTAGTAGCTGCAATTGCTGGGGGAGCATCTGGAATATTTACATTGCAATTATTTGGGGCTGGTTTAGTTGCAGCACCATCACCAGGTAGTATCTTTGCCATTCTTGCATTAACTCCAAAGGGTAATTATATAGGTGTAATACTCGGAGTATTAGTTGCAACGGCAGTATCTTTCATTATCTCTGCAGTCATTTTAAAATCTTCAAAAGATACTGGCGAAGAGGATCTAGTGAAGGCGACAGAAAAAACTTCAGCTCTTAAAGGAAAAGAAAGTAGAGCAGCAGAGTTTATACAAGTTGGAAAAATGGTAGAAACTCAACAAGATAGCTCATTATCAAACGTACACCATATCATATTTGCTTGCGATGCGGGTATGGGATCAAGTGCAATGGGAGCTTCGATATTGAAAAATAAAATGAAGCAAGCAGGTCTAGATGTTTCTGTTACGAATACAGCTATTAGTAATCTTCCTGCAGATGCAGAAGTTATTATCACGCATAAAGATCTAACAAGTCGAGCAAAAGAAAAATCACCAAATGCGCACCATATTTCGGTAGAAAACTTTTTAAATAGCCCAAAATATGATGAGCTAATTGATCAGTTAAAAAAATAATGGGAACATACAGAACTCGGCCTATTTCAATGGAAATTTAGGCTGAGTTTTGCCAATGATTTTGGAACGTTATGAATGAGGTGTTTAACATGTATATTTCAGCACGTGAAAAAATGATTATCGAAGCATTGATTGTGGAACAAGGGGAAGTAACGATAAAAGAGCTATCACAAAAAATTGATGTGAGTTCTCGGACAATACATCGTGATCTGAATAAAATAGAGGAGCTTTTAGATTCCTATCAACTGGAATTAATAAAAAAATCAGGGGTTGGAGTTCAAATTATTGGAAAGGAAAAAAGTAAACTCGAATTAATAAAGCAACTTGAAACGTTTACATTTAGAGAATATACGTTAGATGAAAGACAAACAATGATTCTATGCATTTTGTATGAATCATCTGAACCTGTGAAGCTTTTTACGCTTTCCAAAGATTTAGGAGTTTCTATCTCAACCGTAAGTGCAGACTTAATGAAGTTGGAAGAGCAATTAAAGCCTTTCCAGCTTTCTATATTGAAAAAAAGAGGGTATGGAGTAGAGCTTTCCGGAACAGAGGAAGCCAAGCGTAGGGCAATCAGTTATGCTATTGCAAAGACAATAAAGGAAGAAGGGCTACTTTCCCTTATAAAAGAACAGATACATCAACAGTCTGAAAAGCATGATGATCCTATCTCTAAACGATTAATGCATCTTGTTGATCGACAAAAATTATGGAAGATAGAAAACGTGATGAAGGATTTGTACCCGAATCTATCTTTTTCAATGACGGATAACTCTTACGTTGGACTTATTGTACATCTCGCATTAGCAATTGAACGGATTCTGCAAGGTGAAAACATTCAAATAGAGAAAATGTATTTAAAACAAATAGCACTAGAACCGGAGTATCCAATTGCTAAGAAAATTATTGATGGACTAATGAAAAGTTTTCAAGTGGATATACCTGAAGCTGAGGTGGGTTATATCACGATGCATCTTCAGGGGGCAAAGCTTCGTCAACAAGATGGTATATTGAACGAGGCCTCTAACTTGGAGACGTATATGCAAGCTAAAAAATTAGTTCAGATGATGGAAATAGCAACAGGTTATCAGTTAAATCATCATGATTCACTTTTAGAGGGGCTTGTTACCCACTTAAAGCCTGCAATTTATCGAATTCGTCAAAATATGGGGATATTTAATCCTCTATTAAAAAATATTCAAAAAGATTATGAAGAGTTATTTGGGCATGTGAAAATTGCAGTAGAAAATGTTTTTCCTACTTTAGTTATTCCAGATGAAGAGATAGGATACTTAGTGATGCATTTTGGATCTGCTCTACTTGGTTTGTCGGGAAAAGGGGATTTGAAAGCATATGTTATTTGTTCTAGTGGTATCGGAACCTCTAAATTACTTGCATCCAGGTTGCAACAAGAAATACCTGAAATAGCGGAGGTTGTAAATGTTTCTGTTTTTGAATTAAATGAACTTCCGTTATCGGAAAGAGACTTGGTAATTTCTACGATTTTTTTACAAGCGTTTCATCGAGAATATATAATGGTGAGCCCATTTATGACAAAAGATGAAATTACTCAAGTACAACTTTACGCAAGAAGACAAATGTTATTGAAAAAGGGAGTTCCTGCTGTTAAAAAAAGCTATTCCACTGTAGAGGTACTAAAACAAAAAATGGAGAAGATTCATCTTTATACAGGAACGATAGCGGATGTTTTAAACAACTTTCATATCACTTCGCAAAAAGGGAAAGTCTCTGCTAAGGATTGTATGCTAGAAGCATGTAAATTGTTAGAAAAAAAACAGATCATACAAAAATCTAGTACAGTTGCTGAAGCATTGTTTACTAGAGAAGAACTCGGTGGTATTGGTATACCAGGAACGAAGCTTGCTTTATTTCACACACGTATCGAACAAGTTTGTATGCCGTCTTTTACGATTCATAAGCTGGAACAACCGGTATTCGTAAAAGGGATGGATGGAATTGAGATGGAAGTGCACACACTATTGTTACTACTCTCACCTCAACCTTATCATGAACCAGGTTTGGAAGTACTAAGCTTAATTAGTACAATTATTATTGAAAATGAACAAAGTATTAAACTATTTGAAACCGAAGATCCAGAGGAAGTACAAGCTTATTTAGCTCTAAAATTCGAGCACTTTATCGATGAAAACTTAAAATAATGGAGGCGTTATAATTATGGTATTGCCAATTTTATCAGTAGAAAACATCATGCTAAATCAAGAACTTACAACAAAAGGAGAGGCAATCCAATTAGCGGGAAAATTTTTGGTTGATAGAGGATATGTTCAACCGGAATATGTAGAGAAAATGCTAGTACGTGAAGAAATGACCTCAACATATATGGGGAATTTTGTCGCTATTCCACATGGTACCGATGATGCGAAAAAAGAAGTAAAAGAATCAGGAATTGTAATTATTCAAATTCCTGACGGTGTAGACTTCGGTGAAGGGAATATTGTTAAATTAGTTTTTGGTATTGCTGGTAAGGGTGATGATCATTTGGGGATTCTTTCAAATATAGCTATTGCCGTTTCGGAAATACAAAATGTCGAAAAGATTATTCAGGCTACTTCACAAGAAGAAGTTCTTTCATTTTTTGAAGGAGTGAACTAAGATGAATGCCGTTCATTTTGGTGCTGGGAATATCGGAAGAGGTTTTATTGGATGTTTGTTGTATGAATCAGGATATAACACATGTTTTGTAGATGTGAATGGAGAGATTGTTGACTTACTCAATGAAAAGAAAGAATATACCGTTCAACTTGCGAATGCAACCAATGAGGTAATGCTGGTAAAAAATGTGCATGCAATTAACAGCCTAAGGGATCCGGACCTAGTCGTAGACGCAGTTGCCAACGCCAATCTGGTTACCGCAGCAGTAGGCCCAAACATTCTTCCACTAATTGCAGGTTTACTAGCGAACGGACTAAAAAAGAGACTTATGTTATCTAAGGAGCCATTAACCATTATTGCGTGTGAAAATATGATTGGTGGGAGTGTCTTTTTAAAAGAAAAAATATATGAACAGCTCAATGAACAGGAAAAATCGTTATTTGATGTGCATTTTAGTTTTCCTAATGCCGCAGTAGATCGGATTGTTCCAAACCAAACAAACGATGACAAATTAGCGGTTACAGTAGAACCTTTTTATGAATGGATCGTAGATGAGTCGGAAATTAGTGGCGAAAATCCCCCTATAAATGGAGTAACATTCGTAAAAGAACTACAGCCATTTATTGAAAGAAAGTTATTTACTGTAAATACAGGACATGCAGTTGTTGCATATTTTGGATACTTGGCAGGTTATAGAAGTATGCATGAGGCACTTGCGGATGGACAAATTAAAGAAATGACTGAAAGTGTATTACGAGAAACAAGTAAGTACCTTACTACAAAGTATTCGTTTGATGAGCAAGCACATTATAAATATGTGCAAAAAATTATTGCTCGCTTTGCAAATCCATTTATAACGGATGATACGACCAGAGTAGGACGATCCCCGATGCGTAAGCTTAAAAGTAATGATCGTCTTGTTAGACCGGCAACACAATATGCAGAGATGTTTGAAGAAACACCAATTTATTTAGCAAAGGGTATTGCATCTGCCTTACATTACGATTATCTGGAGGATCCAGAAGCACAAGAAATTCAAGAGGCGATTCAACAAAATGGAATAGCGTTTGCAATAGAGACATTTACGGGTATAAAGGCTGATACGGTTCTATTTAAAACAGTTTACGAACAATATAAGGAAATGGCGAAGAAATAAAAAGTTTAGAATAGAAAAGCCATCATGAATTAGATAATAAAGGAGACGATTATTTTGAAAACAAATACGTATAAGGTTATAGCAGAATCTGGCATTCATGCAAGACCAGCAACAGGACTCGTGAAAGTAGCAACTAAATTTGCTTGCGATATATTTATCGAATATAAAGAGAAAAAAGTAAACTTAAAATCGATTCTTGGTGTCATGTCTCTTGGTATTCCTAAAGGTGGATCCATTTCCATATTTGCTGAAGGAAAAGACGAAGAAGATGCACTTGAGGGTATCGAAAGCTTTCTTAAGAGCGAAGGAATTGTCGCATCATGAATGAACGAATAATAGGAATCGCTGCATCCGGTGGTGTAGCGATTGGTAAGGCATTTTTGCTAGTTGAACCTAATTTGACTGTCATAAAAAAAACAATTTCTAATACCCAAGATGAAATTTCAAGATTTCATCTTGCATTATCGGAAGCTGAACAAGAATTGCAAGCAATTCGTAACCATGCTGCAAATGTTCTAGGAGAAGAAAATGCAGCAATCTTTGATGCTCACTTGCTTGTATTAAGTGATCCAGAAATGCTAAGTTCTGTTGAAAACAAAATAAAAGCAGAAGAATTTAATGCAGAAGCTGCATTGCAAGAAACAGCAGATACTTTAATCGAGATGTTCCAACAGTTAGATAATGAATATATGCGAGAACGTGCAGCTGATATAAGTGATGTAACAAAACGAGTAATAGCGAAACTTCTAGGAGTAAATATTCCTAACATTGCAATGATCAATGAAGAAGTCATCATTATTTCCGAGGACCTAGCGCCGTCAGAAACTGCACAATTGAATAGGAAGTTTGTTAAAGGTTTTACTACCGACATGGGTGGTCGTACTTCTCATTCTGCAATTATGGCTCGTACGTTAGAGATTCCTGCAGTTGTAGGAACTTCAAAAGTAACGTCAACTATAAAAAATGGGGATCTTATTATTGTTGATGGAGACAATGGGGAGGTTTTAATTAATCCTTCTAAAGAAGAAATTTTACTTTATGAGGAAAAGCGTAGCCAGCTAGAAGCTCATAAGAAAGAATTGTCGCTTCTGAAAAATGAACAAACGATTACTTTAGATGGTAAACAGTTTGAAGTGGCTGCAAATATTGGTACGCCAAACGATGTCGAAAGTGTCCTGGAACACGGTGGAGAAGGAGTAGGTCTTTACAGAACTGAATTTCTTTATATGGAAAGAGATGCATTGCCGACGGAAGAGGAACAATACCAAGCTTATAAAGAAGTATTAGAAAAAATGGGTAGAAAACCTGTTGTTGTAAGAACTTTAGACATCGGTGGGGATAAACAACTTCCTTATTTAAATCTTCCAAAAGAGATGAATCCGTTTTTAGGTTATCGTGCAATTCGGCTCTGCTTGGCTGAGCAAGAGTTATTTAGAATTCAATTGCGCGCATTATTACGAGCGAGTAATTTTGGGAACCTGAAAATCATGTTCCCGATGATTGCAACGTTGGAAGAATTTCTTGAAGCAAAGCATCTCTTGCTAGAGGAAAAGCAGTCTCTGCAAAAACAAGGGTTTGCAGTGGCAGAGAATATAGAAATTGGAATTATGGTAGAAATTCCTTCTACCGCAATATTAGCAGATCAATTTGCACGAGAAGTTGACTTCTTTAGTATAGGAACGAACGATCTAATACAATATACAATGGCAGCTGACAGAATGAATGAACGAGTATCTTATTTATACCAACCTTATAATCCAGCCATTTTACGATTAGTTAAAATGGTCATCGATGCGGCGCATGCTCAAGGGAAATGGGTAGGTATGTGCGGTGAAATGGCAGGCGATCCGATTGCCATTCCATTACTGCTTGGGCTTGAATTAGACGAATTTTCTATGAGTGTTCCATCAATGTTAAAAGCTAGAAACCAAATTAATCAGTTGAAGCAGAGCGAAATGAAGAAGCTTGTTGATAAAGCATTAGGTATGCAGACATCCGAACAAGTAAGATTGTACGTTAAAGAAGCGTTAAACATAGAGTAAGCTTTAAATGATTAAATAAATACCACTGACTTAAATATCAGTAATTACTATGTCAGTCACAATTGAGTTTGACAAAGAATCGCTGAATTATTGGTGGTACTAGAGAAAAATAAATAAGTAGTATCCCTTAATAAAATAGCGCTGAGCGGACGAAGTTGTATCTTCGTCCGCTTTTAAAAGAGTAGAATAGGATTTATTCTCTCGTTAATCAAACCCTATGCACCCTGTCTTTACATATTCCAAGAGGGCGAAGGACAAACAACCGCCACAAGATTACCGAAAAAAGTGGATTGAGAAGTGACGCAGTCACTTCTCAATCCACAGAAATTCCCATGGTAATAGTGTAGCCAAAATTCTTTTTGCGACGAGTAACCGCAGGAGCAGATGTTTCGTCAAAAGCACTCTAAAAATAGAGAAGAAAAAATGCACTTAAAGGAAGCTTGCGTTTTTCTAATTTATTTTCTTTTTTTCTTCGTTGCATTTCCTCCAAGTTCAGCAAACTCGCGTGAAAATTCTTCTTGAACTTCATTTGGTTTTATTTTTTGGTTTTTGGGTGTTTGAGGAAGTGTATCTTTGTTTTTACTTTTGCCTTGCTTATTATCTCTACCCATAATAATTCTCCTTTCGCATTTTACGTACCTTTTTAATATGGCTCAGAAACCATATTTTAATCATAAAAAAGCACCAAGAATAGTTTCCTCAGTGCAGCGGCGTTTGTTAAATCTATCAAATCATAACAAAAGATTTCTCTGTTTCTTCAATTATCTCTTTTTTATCTAAAGTTGTAGGTAAGGAAATAAAGGTAAATTTAAATGTCGTACCCACTCCCACTTCACTTTCCACGTGAATAGTTCCATTCATGGCGCGTACGATGCTATACACAACCATCATACCGAGGCCAGTCCCTCTTGTTCCCTTAGTCGAGTAATATGGCTCTCCTAAATGTTCCAATTGTTCAGATGTCATTCCTGCTCCAGTATCTGAGAAAAGAATGCTCACATTTGTTGGATTAGATTCCAATTCAACCGTTAATACTCCGCCGCTAGGCATTGCTTCTATTGCATTTTTCATGATATTCACTAAGCATTGATGGAACTTTTGTCGATCACCTTTAATAATAATATCATTCAAAAAGATCGTAACTATTTGTACAGAATTCCGATTGGCTGTTGGTTGCAACAACTGAATAGCTTGCTGTAGCTCTTCATGAACGAAAAGGGTTTCAGATAATCGGATTTCTGGTTGAGAAAAAGTTAAATAATCTTGAATCACTCTTTCAGCAGATTTTAGCTCTTTTTTTATAATCGAAAGGTATTGAACACGATTTTCTTTTGAGATATTCTCCATTTGCAAAAGCTGAACAAATCCGATAGCAGCTGTTAAAGGGTTGCGGATCTCATGAGAAATAGCAGCACCCATTTGTTCAACGGCTTCCAATCTTTTGGTGTGTAAGAGTTGATGACGTAACTGAATCGATTTGTATATTTCTTCAATAAAGTATGCAATCATACCAACCGCTAATGGCTGGATAAATAGAAAAGCGAAATACAAATCATACAAATGGTATGGTAGATGTATAAGTTCCAAAATCGTTTGGGCTAAACTGAATAGAAAAGTGAGCACTACTGAAAATAGGATGCGGTAATTTGATGATTGCTTCAAAAAAAGTGGAGAAAATTTCCATAATGACAATGAGATTACCCCGTAAAGTATTGCAG
The nucleotide sequence above comes from Psychrobacillus glaciei. Encoded proteins:
- the ptsP gene encoding phosphoenolpyruvate--protein phosphotransferase; the encoded protein is MNERIIGIAASGGVAIGKAFLLVEPNLTVIKKTISNTQDEISRFHLALSEAEQELQAIRNHAANVLGEENAAIFDAHLLVLSDPEMLSSVENKIKAEEFNAEAALQETADTLIEMFQQLDNEYMRERAADISDVTKRVIAKLLGVNIPNIAMINEEVIIISEDLAPSETAQLNRKFVKGFTTDMGGRTSHSAIMARTLEIPAVVGTSKVTSTIKNGDLIIVDGDNGEVLINPSKEEILLYEEKRSQLEAHKKELSLLKNEQTITLDGKQFEVAANIGTPNDVESVLEHGGEGVGLYRTEFLYMERDALPTEEEQYQAYKEVLEKMGRKPVVVRTLDIGGDKQLPYLNLPKEMNPFLGYRAIRLCLAEQELFRIQLRALLRASNFGNLKIMFPMIATLEEFLEAKHLLLEEKQSLQKQGFAVAENIEIGIMVEIPSTAILADQFAREVDFFSIGTNDLIQYTMAADRMNERVSYLYQPYNPAILRLVKMVIDAAHAQGKWVGMCGEMAGDPIAIPLLLGLELDEFSMSVPSMLKARNQINQLKQSEMKKLVDKALGMQTSEQVRLYVKEALNIE
- a CDS encoding YfhD family protein, which codes for MGRDNKQGKSKNKDTLPQTPKNQKIKPNEVQEEFSREFAELGGNATKKKRK
- a CDS encoding sensor histidine kinase encodes the protein MSLWKFSPLFLKQSSNYRILFSVVLTFLFSLAQTILELIHLPYHLYDLYFAFLFIQPLAVGMIAYFIEEIYKSIQLRHQLLHTKRLEAVEQMGAAISHEIRNPLTAAIGFVQLLQMENISKENRVQYLSIIKKELKSAERVIQDYLTFSQPEIRLSETLFVHEELQQAIQLLQPTANRNSVQIVTIFLNDIIIKGDRQKFHQCLVNIMKNAIEAMPSGGVLTVELESNPTNVSILFSDTGAGMTSEQLEHLGEPYYSTKGTRGTGLGMMVVYSIVRAMNGTIHVESEVGVGTTFKFTFISLPTTLDKKEIIEETEKSFVMI